The genomic region GGCGATGACCTTGATGCCTGCGTCATGTGCCTTGGCCAGCACGTCGGAAAGCGTCGTGCCGTCGATCGATGCAACCACGAGAACCTTGGCGCCCTTGGTCACCATGTTTTCGATCTGCGCAAGCTGGTTGGGCACGTCGTCTTCGGCGTATTGAAGATCGGTCTGGTAGCCGCGTTCCTTCAGCACCTTGACCATGTTGTCGCCATCGGCGATCCAGCGCGCCGAAGACTTCGTCGGCATGGCGACGGCGACAAGACCCTTGTCTTCCGCATGCGCCAGACCGCTAAAGGCAAGCGCGGCCATCGCGACTGCCAGTGTTAGAGATTTCATGCCTGCCATTGTCTCACTCCCAAATTGGGACAGGTTTTTCTGCCTGTCGTTCTCCCAAAATTTCCGCCCCCACCTTCCGGCCACGCGGAATTCTTCCCGTCGCGAAGCTTCTCAGCCCGCGATCTTGTCCCATGCCGCAACCGCGCGCTCAGCACGTTCACGAACTTCGGCCGCCGTAAAGCCGGCCTTGTAAAGACTGGAACCCAAACCGAAGCAGCTTACTCCCGCTGTCCGATAGGTCGCAAAATCAGCCTCGGAAACACCGCCCACGGCGCCGACCGGAATATCCTTCGGCAAGACGGCGCATACCGCCCTTGATGCCGTCAGCACCCAGCACGCTTGCCGGAAAGAATTTCAGCGCCGACGCGCCTGCGCGGATCGCCGTGAAAGCTTCCGTCGGCGTGAACACGCCCGGCATCGTCACCATGCCATGCTGTCCGGCACGGCGGATGACCTCCTGCTCGACATTCGGGCTCACCAGCAGCCTGCCGCCGACATCATTGAGGCGGTCCACATCTTCGACACTCAGCACTGTTCCCGCGCCAATCAGCACATTGGCAGGCGCGAGCTTGGCGGCCTTTTCGATCGACACGAAAGGTTCCGGCGAATTGAGCGGGATTTCGATAGCCTCGAAACCCGTCTCGATCAGCGCGCCGACAATCGCCTCGGTTTCTTGCCAGCGGATGCCGCGCAGGATAGCGACCAGCGGATAGCGCAATTTCGGCCATGCGATATGCCCGCTCATTGCGCAATTCCTCCGAAGGCGTGTCTTGCCGCCATGAAGAGACCATCCCGTACCAGCTCGTCCGCCGCCACGCGCCGGACCTTCAGCCCCGCGATTTCAAGCGCGCTGGCATAAAGCGCCCCCATCGTGTCGTCCGAAAGGAGCAGCACTTCTTCAGGTCCGCCATGGAGCGTGCGCCCGCCAGCAACTTCCAGCCCGATCAGCAGGCCCGACAGACGGGCCAATTGGTCCGTCGGCTTGCGATCATGCACGAGCCAGCCTGCACGAACGGAAAAGAGCGCGTTGGAAATCAGCGCCGGACTTTCCAGCGAGGCTTTCACACCCGCAGCGAAAGCCTCGCCATTCGGATCGACCGCACCCGCACCTTCCAGCGCACCGGCCAGCACCGATTTATCCTTCAGGAGAGCGAACATTTCGCCGGTCATGAAGGTGCGATAATCGGCGAGACCGCCATCGGCAATCCGCACCCATTTGGCATGGGTGCCGGGCATGACCACCACCGCATCCCGCGTTCCGCGATGCACGAGGCCCAGAAGCTTGGTTTCCTCCCCACGCATCACGTCGGGGGCCAGTTCGTCCCGGCGCGCGACACCCGGCAGCATGATGACGTGGCGACGCGCAGGCACGCGCACCGCCGCCTTCACAATGCCCTCCAGCCCGGCGGGCAGGCTCATATAGGGCGCTTCGATCCAGCCGGTCCGCGAACCGGCCATGCCGCATATCACCACCGGCAGATCATCCGCTGCGCCGACAGAAGCAAGGTGCCGTTCGAGCGTTGGCTCGAAACCGGCTTCCTTTGCCTGCAGCAGACCGTCATCGCCACGGCTTTCGCCCAGCACATTGCCATCGGCATCCAGCGTCCAGAGGCGGAACCGGGTGGTGCCCCAGTCCGCTACTGCTGCAAATGGCTTTTTATCGAGAGCCATCGGGACCGGCCTTAGTGATTGTCTCGCGGCAGGCCGCGCGTATGCGCGATATCCTGATACTTGACCGCATTTTCCAGAACCGCGCCGGTTTCCATCTGGCCGACAACGGCGCGCTGGATTTCCTGCCACGGCGTCTGGCTTTCCGGATATTTATAGCCGCCCGCAGCTTCCAGCGCCTTGCGGCGCTCGGCCAGTTCCTCATCCGAGATCAGAATATCCGCCGTGCCGCGACCGAGATCGATGCGCACGCGGTCGCCGGTCTTCAGAATGGCCAGTCCGCCGCCCGCGGCCGCTTCCGGCGAAGCGTTGAGGATCGAAGGCGAACCCGATGTGCCCGACTGGCGACCGTCGCCGATGCAAGGCAGCGAAGTAACGCCCTTCTTCAAGAGATAATCCGGCGCGCGCATGTTGACGACTTCCGCCGCGCCCGGATAGCCGATCGGGCCTGCACCGCGCATGAACAGCACCGTATGCTCGTCGATTTCCAGCGACGGATCGTCGATGCGGTGATGATAATCTTCCGGTCCGTCAAACACGACCGCCTTGCCTTCAAAGGCATTCGGGTCCTTGTCGTCGGACAGGTAGCGATTGCGGAACTCGTCCGAAATCACGCTGAGCTTCATGATCGCCGACGAGAACAGATTGCCGCGCAGCACGCGGAAACCGGCATGTTTCTTCAGCGGCTGGTCGTAGGTCTTGATGACATTGCCGTCTTCAATAGTCGCGTTCCTGCAGTTCTCGCCGATGGTCTTGCCGTTGACGGTCAGCGCGTCCTCATTGATGAGGCCCTGCCCCATCAGCTGATTGACGACAGCCGGTACGCCGCCGGCATGGTAATAGTCCTCGCCGAGATATTCACCGGCGGGCTGGAGATTGACCAGAAGCGGAATTTCCTCGCCATATTTCTGCCAGTCATCGACCGTCAGGTCCACGCCGACATGGCGGGCAAGTGCGTTCAGGTGGATCGGCGCATTGGTCGAGCCGCCGATAGCGGAATTGACGCGGATCGCATTGACGAAGGCATCCTTGGTCAGAATATCCGACGGCTTCAGGTCTTCATGAACCATTTCCACGATGCGGCGTCCGGTGAGATAAGCCACTTCCTGCCGGTCGCGATAGGGCGCCGGGATGGCGGCGGAACCGGGAAGCTGCATGCCGAGCGCTTCGGCAAGCGAGTTCATCGTCGTCGCCGTGCCCATCGTGTTGCAATAGCCGGTCGATGGAGCCGAGGAAGCAACGAGCTTCACGAAGCCCTGATAGTCGATTTCACCCTTGGCGAGCAGTTCGCGCGCCTTCCAGACGATGGTGCCCGAACCGGTGCGTTCGCCACGGAACCAGCCATTGAGCATCGGACCGACCGAAAGGGCGATGGCCGGAATGTTGACGGTTGCCGCCGCCATAAGGCAGGCGGGCGTGGTCTTGTCGCAGCCGATCGTCAGCACCACGCCGTCGAGCGGGTAGCCGTAAAGCACTTCCACGAGGCCGAGATAGGCAAGGTTGCGGTCGAGGCCCGCCGTCGGGCGCTTGCCGGTTTCCTGGATCGGATGGACCGGAAACTCGATGACAATGCCGCCAGCCTCACGCACGCCTTCGCGCACGCGCTTGGCCAGTTCCAGATGATGACGGTTGCAAGGCGAGAGGTCGGAACCCGTCTGCGCAATGCCGATGATCGGGCGACCGGACTGCAGCTCTTCCTGGCTCAGGCCGTAATTCATGTAGCGCTCCAGATAGAGCGCGGTCATGTCGACATTATCGGGATTGTCGAACCAGGCGCGGGAGCGGAACTTTGGCGGTTTCGGAGAGACGGGCTTGTTCATTTCATTGTCCTGCGTGGGTGAGAGACCGGACAGCGGTCTCGATTCCTTCGACGCCGATCCTTAAAATCAGATCGACATTCCAAATGTTTGGTTCATCGCGCATCTTGTCCGAAAACCGTTTCACACTTTTCGGGATGCGCTTTAATCTTCAAATGCTTCGACGACATGTCGCTTTCCGAGCAGAAACGCATCGGCCACATGGGTCAGCGGAGCGAGATCGACATCCGAACGCCCCGCACGGATCAATTGCACGAAACGCTTGTAAAGTCGTTGATATTCGCGGTCCGGCTCGGCCATCTTCTCGGTTCCGGCAATGGCCAGGCGGCTGCCGCCATGACTGAGCAGAACCGTGCCCTTGTCGGTCTCGACGCGAATGTCCCAGGTCTGCGGGCCGGTCTGGCGCCAGTCCAGCTCGAACGAAACCGGCAAGCCGCTTTCCGTCTCAAATTTGAGATCGGCGGCAATCGGCGCTGCACGGTTTTCAGGAAAATACAGATCGGACTGCTTCAGGAAAAAGCGCTCCGGCAGGATATGCGTCACGATGGAAAGCGCATTGATGCCCGGATCGAACACACCGAGCCCGCCCGGCTCCCATATCCATTGCTGGCCGGGATGCCAGTGGCGCACATCTTCCTTCCATATGACCGAGACCGAACGGATTTCCGCATCTTTCAGGAATTCCCGCGCCGGTTCGACCGCTGCCGCTTCCCGCGAATGCCACGTAGCATAAAGCGTCACGCCTGCCGCTTGCGCGAGCCGTTCCAGCGCCTGCACTTCCGAAATGGTCGCGCCCGGAGGTTTTTCCAGCATCACATGCTTGCGCGCCTTCAGGGCCGCGTAAGCCTGTTGAAAACGCCCTTGCGGCGGCGTGCAGAGCGACACCGCGTCAATGGCGACATCGCTGCCAAGCAGCGCATCGATATCGTGAAAGGACGACAGGCCGTCCAGCCCGGCATTGCGGCTGGCGATGGCTTTCAGCTCGATGCCATCGACGGCCTCGATGGACGGCAGATGCTGGTCGCGCGCGATCTTGCCGAGACCGACGATTGCGACAGCGATGTTCGATTCAGCCGCCATTTCAGAGCGCCTTCACAACAACGTCTTCGGCGGACGCCTGCGCCAGCCTGTTGACCAGCGGATAGCGGAACGGCTTGGCGGAAATCTCGAACCGGTCGCCAGTTTCCGTCTTCACGCCTTCCGAGAAGGACAGGGTCGCCGTGCCGAAGAAGTGGACATGAATGTCGCCCGGACGGCGGAACAGCTCATATTTGAAATGATGATGTTCTAGATTGGCGATGGTGTGCGACATGTTCGCTTCGCCCGACAGGAACGGCTTTTCAAAAATGATCTCATCGCCGCGACGAATGCGTGAAACGCCTTCCACATGATCCGGCAGCGCGCCCACATAAAGCTCCGGCCCAAGCGCCGCCTGCCGCAGTTTGGAATGGGCAAGCCAGAGATAGTTCTGCTTTTCGGTCACATGGTCGGAAAACTCGTTGGCAAGGCAGAAGCCGAGCCGGAACGGCGTACCATCCGGGCCGATCAGATAGATGCCTGCAAGCTCCGGCTCTTCGCCGCCATCTTCGGCAAAGGAAGGCGAAACCAGTTCGCCACCGGTAGCGACCAGCGCGGAGCCGTCGCCCTTGTAGAACCATTCCGGCTGAACGCCGGTCTCACCCGGCTGCGGCTTGCCGCCTTCGACGCCCATCAGGAACATGCGCATGGAATCGGTCGGCTTCTCGGCAGCCTGCGCGGCCTTGTGCATCTTGTCGCGGCCATCGGCGGAACCCAGATGCGTCAAGCCCGTACCGGCCACGATCAGATGGGCCGGATCGGCATGCGTGATCGGCAGGCCGACGCGGCCCGCTGCCAGGGCGGCATCGATATCGACAGCTTCACCCTTGCCGCTCTTCGCCACCTGTTCTTCAAGGCTGACGCCTGCGGCAATTGCCGCCGAGGCCAGTTCATAGGTCGTTGCCACGCCCCTGACGACATGCGCCGCTCCCTCGTCATTGCAGGCAGCCACACGCATTTCTCCGCTTTCGTCGCGGAACTGGACCAGACGTAACATTAAACCTCCCGTTTTCCGCATTACCCTTTGCGGAATTCACCCTGACCGCTTGAAAAACACCACAAGGCGTCAATCCACGGTTCGCGTTATTAATATGACTATTTTGCTGCAGGCTGCTTTGTCAAGCAAGCAGACGCCCCCACATGCATCGTTCAGAAAAGCTGCTCCCCGCGCAATGATACAAGCCTTTGTTTCATATTCATAAATTTAGATATTGCCCGTTTGTCACACCAGCATTTTATTGGGAATTATCGAAAGGCGCTTGCCATAAAGTAATATTATATGCTTCATAAACACGAAGGCCGGGAGGGCCTTATTATTGGGAGGAACTATCATGAAACGCAGTCTGGCGGCTCTGACGGCCGCACTATCGCTTGCCCTGATTTCGAGCGCATCCGCCGCATCGCTGACGGTCGGCTTTTCGCAGATCGGTTCGGAATCGGGCTGGCGCGCCGCAGAAACGGCCCTGACCAAGCAGGAAGCCGAAAAGCGCGGCTATACGCTGAAATTCGCCGACGCCCAGCAAAAGCAGGAAAACCAGATCAAGGCCGTCCGCGGCTTCATTGCTCAAGGCGTCGATGCGATCCTGATCGCGCCGGTCGTTTCCACCGGCTGGGATGCGGTCTTGAAGGAAGCCAAGGAAGCGGAAATTCCGGTCGTGCTGCTTGATCGCCAGATCGATTCCCCGGAAGATCTTTACCTCACCGCCGTCACCTCCGACCAGGTGCATGAAGGCAAGGTGGCCGGCGACTGGCTGGTGAAGGATGTGGGCGACAAGCCATGCAACGTGGTTGAGCTTCAGGGCACCACCGGCTCCTCGCCTGCCATCAACCGCAAGAAGGGCTTTGAGGACGCGATCAAGGGACACGACAACATCAAGATCACCCGTTCGCAGACCGGTGACTTCACCCGCACCAAGGGCAAGGAAGTCATGGAAAGCTTCATCAAGGCCGAAGGCGGCGGCAAGAATATCTGCGCGGTCTACGCCCATAATGACGACATGGCCGTCGGCGCCATCCAGGCCATCAAGGAAGCTGGCCTGAAGCCGGGTACGGAAATCAAGATCGTGTCGATCGACTCCGTGCCGGATATCTTTCAGGCCATGGCGGCTGGAGAAGCCAACGCAACCGTCGAGCTGACGCCGAACATGGCAGGCCCGGCCTTCGACGCGATTGAAGCCTTCAAGGACAAGGGCACCGTTCCGCCGAAATGGATCCAGACGGAATCGAAGCTTTATACACAGGCTGACGATCCGAAGGCCGTCTACGAAGCCAAGAAGGGCCTCGGCTACTGATCCGCTTCATCCGGGCCGCTGTCGGCCCGGATACCCCTTTGCGAAGCGCAAACGGAAGAATGCCATGGCTGCAAAAGACGCTGCATCGGCGGTGGGAACACCGCTTCTTGAAGCCCGTTCGATCACCAAATCCTTTCTGGGCGTAACCGCGCTCGACCATGTCGATTTCACGCTTCACCGCGGCGAAATCCACGCCTTGCTCGGCGAAAACGGCGCGGGCAAATCCACGCTCATCAAGATCCTGACCGGCGCCTATCACGGCTTCGATGGATCGATCCTGCTTGAAGGCCAGCCGATTGCGCCCGCATCCGTGGCGGAAGCCCAGACGCTCGGCATCGGCACGGTCTATCAGGAAGTGAACCTGCTCGAAAACCTGACGGTTGCAGAAAACCTGTTCCTTGGACGCCAGCCCAGGCGCTTCGGGCTGGTCGATCGCGGGCGGATGGAAAGGGATGCAGCGCAACTCCTTTCGCGCTACGGCCTCGCTATTGATGTCGGTGCGCCTCTGTCTGCCTATTCCGTCGCCATCCGCCAGATCATCGCCATTGCCCGCGCCGTCGATCTTTCCGGCAAGGTGCTGGTGCTCGATGAGCCGACCGCCAGTCTCGACGCGCGTGAAGTCGAAATGCTATTTGGCGTTCTGCGCCAGTTGAAGGCTGAAGGCCTTGGCATCATTGTCATCACCCATTTTCTGGATCAGGTCTATGCGATTGCTGATTGCGCCACCGTGCTGCGCAACGGTCGTCTGGTCGGCAGTCGAAACCTGTCGGACCTGCCGCGCACCGACCTTATTTCTATGATGCTGGGCCATCAATTGCAGGAAACCGTGCGCCGCCAGCTCACCGAGGATGTCAGCGCGGAAACGGTCGCGCCGATCCGTTTTTCGGACTTCGGCAAAAAGGGCAGCGTTGCGCCATTCGATCTCTCGATCAGGCCCGGAGAAGCCGTCGGCATTGCCGGGTTGCTCGGTTCCGGCCGCACCGAAACCGCACTTTTGATGTTCGGCGTCGATCAGACCGATAGCGGAAGCCTGACCGTCGATGGAAAGGAGACCCGGCTGCCCTCGCCCGTTGCCGCGATTGCCGAGCGCTTTGCCTTTTGTCCGGAAGAGCGCAAGACCGATGGCATCATCGGCGATTTTTCGGTGGCCGAAAACATTGCGCTCGCCGTTCAGGCGAAGCGTGGCTGGTCGAGACCGATCTCTTCACGTGAGAAGACGGCGCTTGCCCAGCGTTACATCAAGGCGCTTGATATTCGGCCTCCCGATCCCGACAAGCCGATCAAGTTCCTGTCCGGCGGCAACCAGCAGAAAGCCATTCTGGCGCGCTGGCTCGCTACCGATCCGCGTCTCCTGATCCTGGATGAGCCAACGCGCGGCATCGATATCGGCGCCCATGCCGAAATCCTCAAGCTCATCGGCGAGCTTTGCGCCGAAGGCATGTCGCTCGTCATCATCTCGTCGGAATTCGAGGAGCTTGCCGCCGTGGCCAACCGTGTCGTCGTCCTCTCGGATCGCCGCCATGTCGCGGAACTGAAAGGCGAGGAAATCACCGCCGACAACATCGTGCGCGCAATCGCAGAGACCGGAAGCGAAAAGGAAGCGGCAGCATGATTGCCCGCATGACCAGAAAACTGAAAAGACTTGCCCCCCAGCTCGCTGCCCTCGTGCTCATTCTGGCGGCAAACACCATCATCGCGCCCGGATTTCTCGACATCTCTTTCCAGAACGGACGCCTCTATGGCAGCCTGATCGATATTCTGGTGCGTGCGGCGCCCGTCGCCATCCTGTCCGTCGGCATGACGCTTGTGATCGCGACCCGCGGCATCGACCTTTCGGTCGGCGCGGTGATGGCGATCAGCGGCGCCTTTGCCGCTTCGCTCATCGTGGCGGGCTATCCGCTTGCTATCGTCATTCCGGCCGCACTTGGCGTCGGCCTGCTCTGCGGCCTGTGGAACGGC from Brucella intermedia LMG 3301 harbors:
- a CDS encoding 2-dehydro-3-deoxygalactonokinase produces the protein MALDKKPFAAVADWGTTRFRLWTLDADGNVLGESRGDDGLLQAKEAGFEPTLERHLASVGAADDLPVVICGMAGSRTGWIEAPYMSLPAGLEGIVKAAVRVPARRHVIMLPGVARRDELAPDVMRGEETKLLGLVHRGTRDAVVVMPGTHAKWVRIADGGLADYRTFMTGEMFALLKDKSVLAGALEGAGAVDPNGEAFAAGVKASLESPALISNALFSVRAGWLVHDRKPTDQLARLSGLLIGLEVAGGRTLHGGPEEVLLLSDDTMGALYASALEIAGLKVRRVAADELVRDGLFMAARHAFGGIAQ
- a CDS encoding Gfo/Idh/MocA family protein: MAAESNIAVAIVGLGKIARDQHLPSIEAVDGIELKAIASRNAGLDGLSSFHDIDALLGSDVAIDAVSLCTPPQGRFQQAYAALKARKHVMLEKPPGATISEVQALERLAQAAGVTLYATWHSREAAAVEPAREFLKDAEIRSVSVIWKEDVRHWHPGQQWIWEPGGLGVFDPGINALSIVTHILPERFFLKQSDLYFPENRAAPIAADLKFETESGLPVSFELDWRQTGPQTWDIRVETDKGTVLLSHGGSRLAIAGTEKMAEPDREYQRLYKRFVQLIRAGRSDVDLAPLTHVADAFLLGKRHVVEAFED
- a CDS encoding IlvD/Edd family dehydratase — its product is MNKPVSPKPPKFRSRAWFDNPDNVDMTALYLERYMNYGLSQEELQSGRPIIGIAQTGSDLSPCNRHHLELAKRVREGVREAGGIVIEFPVHPIQETGKRPTAGLDRNLAYLGLVEVLYGYPLDGVVLTIGCDKTTPACLMAAATVNIPAIALSVGPMLNGWFRGERTGSGTIVWKARELLAKGEIDYQGFVKLVASSAPSTGYCNTMGTATTMNSLAEALGMQLPGSAAIPAPYRDRQEVAYLTGRRIVEMVHEDLKPSDILTKDAFVNAIRVNSAIGGSTNAPIHLNALARHVGVDLTVDDWQKYGEEIPLLVNLQPAGEYLGEDYYHAGGVPAVVNQLMGQGLINEDALTVNGKTIGENCRNATIEDGNVIKTYDQPLKKHAGFRVLRGNLFSSAIMKLSVISDEFRNRYLSDDKDPNAFEGKAVVFDGPEDYHHRIDDPSLEIDEHTVLFMRGAGPIGYPGAAEVVNMRAPDYLLKKGVTSLPCIGDGRQSGTSGSPSILNASPEAAAGGGLAILKTGDRVRIDLGRGTADILISDEELAERRKALEAAGGYKYPESQTPWQEIQRAVVGQMETGAVLENAVKYQDIAHTRGLPRDNH
- the araD1 gene encoding AraD1 family protein — protein: MLRLVQFRDESGEMRVAACNDEGAAHVVRGVATTYELASAAIAAGVSLEEQVAKSGKGEAVDIDAALAAGRVGLPITHADPAHLIVAGTGLTHLGSADGRDKMHKAAQAAEKPTDSMRMFLMGVEGGKPQPGETGVQPEWFYKGDGSALVATGGELVSPSFAEDGGEEPELAGIYLIGPDGTPFRLGFCLANEFSDHVTEKQNYLWLAHSKLRQAALGPELYVGALPDHVEGVSRIRRGDEIIFEKPFLSGEANMSHTIANLEHHHFKYELFRRPGDIHVHFFGTATLSFSEGVKTETGDRFEISAKPFRYPLVNRLAQASAEDVVVKAL
- the ytfQ gene encoding galactofuranose ABC transporter, galactofuranose-binding protein YtfQ, encoding MKRSLAALTAALSLALISSASAASLTVGFSQIGSESGWRAAETALTKQEAEKRGYTLKFADAQQKQENQIKAVRGFIAQGVDAILIAPVVSTGWDAVLKEAKEAEIPVVLLDRQIDSPEDLYLTAVTSDQVHEGKVAGDWLVKDVGDKPCNVVELQGTTGSSPAINRKKGFEDAIKGHDNIKITRSQTGDFTRTKGKEVMESFIKAEGGGKNICAVYAHNDDMAVGAIQAIKEAGLKPGTEIKIVSIDSVPDIFQAMAAGEANATVELTPNMAGPAFDAIEAFKDKGTVPPKWIQTESKLYTQADDPKAVYEAKKGLGY
- a CDS encoding sugar ABC transporter ATP-binding protein gives rise to the protein MAAKDAASAVGTPLLEARSITKSFLGVTALDHVDFTLHRGEIHALLGENGAGKSTLIKILTGAYHGFDGSILLEGQPIAPASVAEAQTLGIGTVYQEVNLLENLTVAENLFLGRQPRRFGLVDRGRMERDAAQLLSRYGLAIDVGAPLSAYSVAIRQIIAIARAVDLSGKVLVLDEPTASLDAREVEMLFGVLRQLKAEGLGIIVITHFLDQVYAIADCATVLRNGRLVGSRNLSDLPRTDLISMMLGHQLQETVRRQLTEDVSAETVAPIRFSDFGKKGSVAPFDLSIRPGEAVGIAGLLGSGRTETALLMFGVDQTDSGSLTVDGKETRLPSPVAAIAERFAFCPEERKTDGIIGDFSVAENIALAVQAKRGWSRPISSREKTALAQRYIKALDIRPPDPDKPIKFLSGGNQQKAILARWLATDPRLLILDEPTRGIDIGAHAEILKLIGELCAEGMSLVIISSEFEELAAVANRVVVLSDRRHVAELKGEEITADNIVRAIAETGSEKEAAA